GCAGGCTCGGCGACATGTCAACCGAGAACCTGATCGAGATCCTCGACCGCTTCGACTCGCTGCCCGGATCGGTGCGGCTGCGCGAGCGGTCCTACCAGCTGCTGCCCGCCGGTGGTCTGGTGGCCGACATCGGCTGCGGAGCCGGCCGGGCCGTCGGTGAGCTGCGAGAACGCGGTGTCACGGCGATCGGGCTGGACGTCGACGGGGAGATGGTCGCGGCAGCGCGCGAGCGGCTGCCCGGCGTCGACTTCCGGCTGGCCGACGCCGGTGCGCTGCCCTTCGCCGACGGCGAGCTCGCAGGCTACCGCGCGGAGCGGGTCTTCCACGCGATCGCCGATCCGGCGGCGGCGCTGGCCGAGGCCAGGCGGGCGCTGGCGCCGGGCGGTCGCATCGTGCTGCTCGGTCAGGACTGGGAGGCAATCCTGATCGACTCCGACGACATGGCGACCACCCGCGCGGCGGTGCAGGCGCGGCTCCGCACCGTTCCCCAGCCGCACGCCGCCCGGCAGTACCGGAACCTCTTGCTGGACAGCGGTTTTCGCGATGTCACCGTCGAGGTCCACACCGGGTTCTTCACCGACGGCATCGTCCTGCCGATGCTGCTCGGGCTGGCCGGAGCCGCTCGCGGCGTGCTCACCGACGCACGAGTGGAGTCGTGGATCGCCGAGCAGCGCCGCCGGGCGGAGACCGACCGCCTCAGCTGCGCCATCCCGATGTTCCTCGCCGCCGCCACCAACCCGTGACGAGGACGAAGGGCGCCCCCGGAGTCCGGGAGCGCCCTTCGCAACGGCAGTCGATCAACCCTGCGGGAGACCGTCCAGGCGGGCCTTGATGCGGTCGATCTCGGTCTGCGCCGCTTCGCGGCGGGCCTTGATCTTCTCCACCACCTCGGCCGGGGCCTTGTCCAGGAACGCCGGGTTGGTCAGCTTCTTGTCCGTGCCGGTCAGCTCCTTCTCGGCCGCCGCGAGGTCCTTCTCCAGGCGCTTGCGCTCGGCGGCGATGTCCACCGCCCCGGAGAGGTCCAGCTCCACCGCCACGTTGCCGCCGCTCAGGCCGACCTCGATGGAGGCCGAGGAGGTGAAGCCGTCGGCGGGCTCGGTGATGCGGGCCAGCGACCGCACCGCGGGCACGTGCTCGGCCAGGCCGAGCTCGACGGCGCCGCCGAGCTTGGCCGCCACCCGCTGCCCCGGCTTGAGGCCCTGGTCGGACCGGAACCGGCGGATCTCGGTGATCAGCTTCTGCACCGCGGCGATCCGCTCCGCGGCGGCCTCGTCGGCCACCGCACCGGACGGCTTCGGCCACTCCGCGACGACCACCGACTCGCGACCGGTCAGCGCGGTCCACAGCGTCTCGGTGATGAACGGGATCGTCGGGTGCAGCAGGCGCAGCAGCACGTCGAGGACGTGCCCGAGGACCTCGCGGGTCCGCACCGCCCGGTCACCGCCGGCGTCCAGCTGGACCTTGGTCAGCTCCAGGTACCAGTCGCAGAACTCGTCCCACGTGAAGTGGTAGAGCGCCTCGGTGGCCTTGGCGAACTGGAAGTCCTCCAGCAACGCGTCCACATCGGACACCAGCTGGTCGGTGCGGTCCAGGATCCACCGGTCGGCGTCGGTGAGCTCGGAGCGGTCGGCCAGCCGCTCCGGCACCTTCGCGCCGTTCATCATGGCGAACTTGGTGGCGTTGAACAGCTTCGTGCAGAAGCTGCGGGAGGCCGCCACCCACTCGTCGCTGATCGGCGAGTCGGTGCCCGGGTTGGCGCCGCGGGCCAGCGTGAAGCGCAGCGCGTCGGTGCCGTAGGTGTCCATCCACTCCAGCGGGTCCACGGTGTTGCCCGCGGACTTGGACATCTTCTTGCCGTGCGCGTCGCGGACCATGCCGTGCAGCACGATCTCCTTGAACGGCTCGACGCCGTCCATCGCGTACAGGCCCATCATCATCATCCGGGCGACCCAGAAGAAGAGGATGTCGTAGCCGGTGACCAGCACGCTGGTCGGGTAGAACTTGCGCAGGTCCGGGGTGTCCTCCGGCCAGCCGAGCGTGGAGAACGGCCACAGGCCCGAGGAGAACCAGGTGTCGAGCACGTCCTCGTCCTGGTGCCAGCCCTCGCCCGACGGCGGTTCCTCGTCCGGCCCGACGCACACGACCTCGCCGCCGGGGCCGTACCAGATCGGGATCCGGTGGCCCCACCACAGCTGCCGCGAGATGGCCCAGTCGTGCAGGTTGTCGACCCAGTCGAAGTAGCGCTTGGACATCTCCGGCGGGTGGATCGCCACCCGGCCGTCGCGGACCGCGTCACCGGCCGCCTTCGCCAGCGGGCCGACCTTGACGAACCACTGCAGCGACAGCCGCGGCTCGATCGGCTCCTTGGAGCGCGAGCTGTGCCCGACGCTATGCCGGTACGGCCGCTTCTCCTCGACGATGCGGCCCTGCTCGCGCAGCGCCTCGCGGACGGCGACCCGCGCTTCGAAGCGGTCCATGCCGTCGAACTGCGTGCCGGTGTGGGCGATGCGGCCCTGCACGTCCATGATCGTCATCATCGGCAGGTCGTGCCGCTTGCCGATCTCGAAGTCGTTCGGGTCGTGCGCCGGGGTGACCTTGACGGCGCCGGTGCCGAACTCCGGGTCGACGTGCTCGTCGGCGACGACCGGGATCTTGCGGCCGGTCAGCGGCAGCTCGATCTCGGTGCCGACCAGGTGCCGGTAGCGATCGTCGTCGGGGTGGACCGCGATGGCGGTGTCGCCGAGCATGGTCTCGATCCGGGTGGTGGCCACCACGATCGAGCTCTCCCCGTCGCCGTAGCGCATGGAGACCAGCTCGCCGTCGACCTCCTTGTGCTCCACCTCGATGTCGCTGATCGTCGAGCGCAGCGCGGGCGACCAGTTCACCAGCCGCTCGGCCCGGTAGATCAGGCCGTCGTCGTAGAGCTTCTTGAAGATCGTCTGCACCGCGCGGGACAGCCCGGTGTCCATGGTGAAGCGCTCGCGCGACCAGTCGACGCTCTCGCCGAGGCGCTTCATCTGCCCCAGGATCGCGCCGCCGTACTGCTCCTTCCACTGCCACACCCGCTCCACGAACGCCTCGCGGCCGAGTTCGCGGTGGTCGATGCCCTGATCGCGCAGCTGGCGCTCGACCAGCGTCTGCACCGCGATGCTGGCGTGGTCCATGCCCGGCAGCCACAGCGCCTCGTAGCCCTGCATCCGGCGGCGCCGGGTGATGATGTCGATCTGGGTGTGCTCGTAGGCGTGCCCGATGTGCAGGTTGCCGGTGACGTTCGGCGGCGGGATGACGATGGAGAACGGCGGCTTGTCGCTGTTGGCGTCCGCGGTGAAGTATTCGGCGTCTACCCAGCGCTGGTACAGCTCGGCCTCTACGTCGGCTGGATTCCAGGTCGACGGAAGTTCACGGTGCTGAGCGGCATGGGTCTGTGTCACGGGGTGGATTCTACGAGTCCCCGCCCACCGGTTTGCCCGGGCATCACTCCGGCCGCGACCAGCGCGGACGTGGCGCTGGACACCCCCGCCGTGCCACCCCGCGCGCGGTGTCGCAGGCTAGGCCCATGTCGCGTGGAGCTCCTGAGCAGGACATCGACGAGAACGCCCTCCGAGTCGGCGAGCCCGGCCACGCCGCGGCGGGCGTCAAGGGCGTGCTGGTCTCGCTGCAGCGCGGCTGGGAGCAGATGGGCGTGACCCGCACCGCGCGCACGTTGCCGCTGCTCAACCAGCGCGACGGCTTCGACTGCCCGGGCTGCGCGTGGCCCGATCCGCGCGAGGCCGAGGGCGACAAGCGCAAGATCGCGGAGTTCTGCGAGAACGGCGCCAAGGCGGTCGCCGAGGAGGCCACCACCCGCCGGGTCGGGCCGGAGTTCTTCGCCCGGCACAGCGTGGCCGAGCTGGCCGAGCGCACCGACTACTGGCTGGGCCAGCAGGGACGGCTCACGCACCCGGTGATCCTCCGCGACGGAGACACCCATTACCGCCCGATCGAGTGGTCCGAGGCGTTCGAGGTGATCGCGGAGCGGCTGCGGGCGCTCGGTTCGCCGGACGAGGCCGCGTTCTACACCTCGGGCCGCACCAGCAACGAGGCCGCGTTCCTGTACCAGCTGCTGGTGCGCAGCTTCGGCACGAACAACCTGCCGGACTGCTCGAACATGTGCCACGAGTCGTCCGGGTCGGCGCTGACCGAGACCATCGGCATCGGCAAGGGATCGGTGTCGCTGTCCGATGTGGAGCACGCCGACCTGGTGCTGGTGGTGGGCCAGAACCCGGGCACCAACCACCCGCGGATGCTGGCCTCGCTGGAGAAGGTCAAGCGGCGCGGCGGGCGGATCATCGCGGTCAACCCGCTGCCGGAGACCGGGCTGATGCGGTTCAAGAACCCGCAGAACGCGCGCGGCGTGGTCGGCGACGGCACCCAGCTGGCCGACGAGTTCGCGCAGATCCGCATCGGCGGCGACCTGGCGCTGTTCAAGGCGATCAACGCGCTGGTGCTCAAGGCGGGCGCGGTGGACCAGGACTTCGTCGACGGCTGGACGCACGGCTTCGCGGAGTTCGCCGCGCAGGCCGCCGACGTCGACTGGGAGGCCACCGCGGAGGCCACCGGGCTGCCGCGGGAGCAGATCGAGCGGATCGCCGAGATGGTGATGTCCTCGCAGCGCACCGTGGCCTGCTGGGCGATGGGGCTCACCCAGCACAAGCAGGGCGTGGCGACGATCCGCGAGGTGGTCAACCTCCTGCTGCTGCGCGGCATGATCGGCAAGCCCGGTGCCGGGGTGTGCCCGGTGCGCGGCCACTCCAACGTGCAGGGCGACCGCACGATGGGCATCTGGGAGAAGATGCCGGAGAAGTTCCTGGCCGCGCTGGAGGACGAGTTCGGCGTGCCGGTGCCCCGCGAGCACGGCCTGGACACGGTGGACACCATCCGCGCGATGCGCTCCGGCCGGGTCAAGGCGTTCCTCGGGATGGGCGGCAACTTCGTCTCGGCCACACCGGACACCGAGGCCACGGTGCGCGCCCTGCGCGACTGCGAGCTGACCGTGCAGGTGTCGACCAAGCTCAACCGCTCGCACGCGACGCCGGGCCGCACCGCGCTGATCCTGCCGACGCTCGGCCGCACCGAACGCGACGTGCAGGCCGGCGGCGAGCAGTTCGTGACCGTCGAGGACTCGATGTCGGTGGTGCACCGCTCGCGCGGCCGCCTCAAGCCCGCTTCGGACCGGCTGCTGTCCGAGGTCGCGATCGTCTGCCGCCTGGCCCGCGAACTGCTCGGCCCGCAGCACCCGGTGCGCTGGGAGTCCTTCGAGCGCGACTACGACGTGATCCGCGACCACATCGCGAACGTGGTGCCGGGCTGCGCGGACTACAACCGCAAGGTCCGCGAGCCGGACGGCTTCGTCCTGCCGCACCCGCCGCGCGACAGCCGGACGTTCCCGACGGCGACCGGCAAGGCGAACTTCACGGTGAACGTCCCGGAACCCATCGAGATCCCAGCCGGCCGCCTGCTGCTGCAGACCCTGCGCAGCCACGACCAGTACAACACCACGATCTACGGCCTGTCCGACCGCTACCGCGGCATCGAGGACGGCCGCCGGGTGGTCCTGGTCCACCCGGACGACATCGCCGAACTCGGCTTCGCAGCGGGAGATCTGGTCGACGTGGTCTCCGAGTGGGCGGGCGAGGAAGGCCCGGAGGAGCGCCGGGCGGAACGCTTCCGCATCGTCGCCTACCCGACGGCCCGGGGCTGCGCGGCGGCCTACTACCCGGAGGCCAACCCGCTGATCCCGCTGAACTCGGTGGCCGACAAGTCCAACACCCCGGTCTCCAAGGCGATCACCGTCCGCCTGGAACGGATCTGAGGTGCGCTTCGGGGCGTCATGGCGCCCCGAAGCGCTCACGGCTCGACGGTCAGCCGCACTGCCAGAGGAAGCGGCCTTGGCCGGTCTTCTCGTCGAGGAAGGCGTAGGCGACTCCTCCGTCGCCCAGGTTCATGCCGAACGGTTCGTCCTCGCTGTCGATCTGCGCCACGAAGCGCCAGGTGCCGGGTTCGTCCGGCCATTCCTCCTGCTGCATCCAGCTCGGTTCGCCCCACAGGCGGCTGCGGAGGAAGCCCTCGTCGTCGTCATCCTCGTCCGCCTCGTCGTGTTCGTGCGGGGTCAGTTCCGCGCGGTGGTCCGGGCCGAAGGTCGGGCCCCTGCGGATGCTGGCCACCTGGTAGAAGTCCGGCAGCTCGCCGGGCTGGGCGAAGAAGGCGTTCTCGCCGCCTGCCGGGTCGTAGGTCCCGTCGACGAAGTCCTCTTCCTCCTCGGTCATGAACAGGTAGCCGAGCCGGACTTCGTCGCCGGGCAGCCGGATCTGGCCGATGAACCGCATCGGCCTGCCGGTCTCCGCCGACAGCGGCCAGGTCGGGTCTTCGAGCCAGACCGGCTGACCGCCGAACTTGGTGATCGGTTCGGTGATCGGTTCCGGTGCCTCCACGAAGGCCAGGTCCTGTCGGCCGGGAGTGCTGCTGCTGGTCATCCGAGTCCTCACTCTGCGGTTGCGCGACCGACCGTAGCGCGACCGGCCGACCGCGGAGAGGCACTTCGGCCCAACGGGGCTCGCCGCTCAGAGCTGGCCGAGGGCTCCGCCGTCGACCGACCACTCCGCTCCGGTGACCTGGGCGGCCAGCGGGGACAGCAGGTAGGTGATCACGCGGGCCACGTCCTCCGGGGTGCCGAGGCGGCCCGAGGGCAGGCGGCGGACCTCGTTGACGAAGTGGTCGATCGCCTCGTCCACCGGGCGGTCGTACTGGACGGCGAGCTGCTCGGCGAAGCCGCCGGGGGCGTCCCAGAGCCAGGTCCTCGTCGGGCCGGGTGCGACGACGTTGGACCGCACACCGCTGGGCCCGAACTCGGCCGCCAGGGACTTCGACACCGCCAGCAGCGCCGTCTTCGACGCCGCGTAGTCGACCAGCGGGGCGTCCGGCAGGCGGGCCGCTTCGCTGGTCACGTGCACCAGGCTGCCCGCGCCGGTCGCCAGCAGCGCCGGCAGCGCCGCGCGAGTCATGCGGACCGCCGAGTGGAGGTTCAGGTCGAAGGTCCGCTTCCACTCCTCGTCGGTCACGTCCAGGAATCCCGCGCGGGAGCGCAGGCCGCCGACGTTGTTCACCAGTCCGTCCAGCCGGCCGTGCCGCTTGAGCGCGGTCGCGACGACGCGCTCCGCGGCGTCCGGATCGGTCAGGTCGGCCGGGACTCCGCTCACCCCGCTGCCGAGTTCGCAGATCGAGTGCGGGTTGCGCGCCACGCCAACGACTTTCGCGCCTTCGGCCGCCAGCAGGCGCACCGTCGCCTCGCCGATCCCGGCGGACGCTCCGGTCACCAGGAAGACCTTGTCGGTCAGTTGCAGATCCATCTCGGCTCCTCTCAGGGGATGATGCGGCGCTCGCGCAGGTCGTCGAAGATCTCCCGGAACATCTCCTCGGTGTCGACGAACTCGTGGAAGCCGGAGCGGCGCGCCTTGGAGCCGTCGGCGAACATGTCGTAGTCCCAGGAGAAGACGAAGTCGCCGAAGCCCCAGGACGAAACCTCTTGGTAGGACAGCGGTTCCAGGCCGTGCTCGGCGACCATGCGCTGCCACAGCTCGGCCTTGTCGGCCATCACCTCGGTCAGCGACATCGGCAGCGGGTCGCCCACCGGCAGGCCGAAGTGCGCCGCGATCTTCGGCCACATCTCCCGCCAGCGGAACAGATCGCCGTTGTTGATGTTGAACGCCTGGTTCCGCGCCTGCTCCGCCGTCGCCGCCCAGACGGTGGCCTTGGCCAGCAGGCGCGCGTCGGTCATCTCCAGCAGCGAGTCGTAGGCCCCGGGCTTGCCCGGGAACCGCAGCGGCAGACCGAGCTCCTTCGTGATCGCCGCGTAGACGGCGATCACCAGCGCCAGGTTCATCGGGTTGCCGAGCGCGAAACCGGCCACCACCGACGGGCGCAGCGCGGTCCAGGTCCACGACTTGCCCTGCTGGCGCTGCTCCAGGAACTCCTGCTGGGCGGCCATGAACTCGGGCGGCATCGGGCGGGCGTCGGTCTCCCGCGCCGGGGTCTTGAACGGCCCGAGGTGCGCGCCGTAGACCTTGTAGCCCTGCATGAGGCTGACGTGGCTCAGGCCGGGTGCGGCGGCTTCGACCGCGTCGACGACGTTGGTCAGCATCGCCATGTTCGGCGGCACCAGCTCGGCCCAGGTCGGCCGGTCCTGGTAGGCCGCGTAGAAGAGGTGCGTGACACCGGTCAGCCCGCTCAGCTTCTCCCGGGTGTCCTGCGCGTCCATCAGGTCGACGGCCAGGTACCGGACGCGGTCGCCGTCCTCGCCGCCGCGCCGGGACACCCCGATCACCTCCCAGTCCGGCAGGGTGACCAGGTGCTCGACGAGGTTGCGCCCGATGACCCCGTTCGCACCGACGACCAGCGCTGTTCCGCCGCTCCGCGATTCACCGCGGTGGTCGCGTTCGGGATCGGTCTCACGTGTGGCGGTTTCTTGCGGTGGGGCTGCGTCACGGGTGCGGCTGCGCAGGACTCGGGTTGGCACAGGATTGCTCATGCCGACAACATTCGTCGGCGCGGATCGATAAGTCCAAGGCTTGTTTTCTCTGCTGGTGATAATTTCTGCTCATGGCAACGCTCCGGCAGTTCGAATACCTGGTCACCGTGGTCGACACCGGATCGTTCACCCGGGCCGCCGAGCTGCTGCACGTCACGCAGCCCGCGCTGTCGCACCAGGTGCGCGCGTTGGAGCGGGACGCGGGCGGGCCGCTGCTGGAACGGCTGCCACGCGCGGTCCGGCTCACGCCGATGGGCCGCGCGATGCTGCCGCACGCGCGAGCCGCGCTCGCCGACGCGGAGCGGGCGCGCTCGGCCGCCCGGCAGGCGTCCGGCCTGGAGAGCGGCGAACTCCAGCTCGCCACGGTGTACTCGGCGAGCCTCGGCGTGCTGCCACCCGTTCTGCGCGCGTGGCGGCGGGAGCACGGCGGCGTGCGCATCCGGCTCTTCGAGCACCGCCACGGCGACGAGCTCAAGGCGTCGATGGCCGCCGGGCAAGCGGACGTCGCCGTCGGGCCTGCACCGTCCGATTGGGACGGTCCGGTGCACGCGCTCGGCGTGGAGGAGTTCGTCGTAGTGCTGCCGCCGGACGACCCGGTGGCCGTCGGCGGCGCGACGCGCGTCGAGCTGGCGATGCTCGCCGACCGCGGCTGGGTGCACTACAGCCCGGAGAACGGCCTCTCCGAGGTGCTGGACGCGGCTTGCGCCGGCGCCGGTTTCCAGGTCCGCGCCGCGGTCCGCTCCGAGCAGACGGCGGCGGCACCGATGCTCGCCGCGGCCGGGCTCGGCCCGGCACTGGTACCGGCGAACATCATCCCGAAGCAGTTCGACGGCGAGCTCCTGCGACCCGACCCGCCGGTCCACCGCACCCTGACCGCCTACACCCGGAGCAGGCCCGACCCGCTCACCGCGGCGTTCGTCGACACCCTCGCCCGCAAGGCGGCCGTCCTCCCCGACCACGTCCGCCGCCGCCTCGCACCCGGCTGAAGCCCTCCACGCATCTCGGTGTTGCGTACCGCTTCCAGGCGAGTGCCGCGTCAGGTGGCTCGGAGCGCTGCGACCACCGATGCTCGGGAGGTCGCCGAGCACGGAGAGCCGATGCGCCACGCCTTGTACCCACCGCCGTTCGGGGAGCTGGCCGATCCCAGCGTGCTCGCCGAGCTCTCCGCACGGGCGGTTGCCGACGTGGTCGCGGCGATCAGCCGGTGAACAGCAGCGAGACCTTCTGGACCAGTTCGTACACGCCGTAGGCGAAGGGCAGGCCCACCCACGCCCAGGACACCACCAGGACGGTTCGGCGGTTCATCGCGCCTCCGGTTCGTGGAACTTCGGGTCGACCGGGCGGACCAGCTCGTTGGCCGCGAAACCGATCACAAGCAGCCCGATCATGATCACCAGCGAGGTCGTGTAGAGGTCCGGGCCGGTGGCACCGGCCGCCTCGCGGGCGTCGGCCACCGCGTTGACGATCAGCGGCCCCAGCACGCCGGCCGCCGACCACGCGGTGAGCAGCCGACCGTGGATCGCGCCCACCTGCGCAGTGCCGAACAGGTCCTTCAGATAGGCCGGGACGGTGGAGAAACCACCGCCGTAGAAGGACAGGATGAGCATCGCGCACAGCACGAACACGGGAATCCCGGACGAGCCCGCCAGCAGGATGCCCAGGTACAGCAGCACACCGCCGCCCAGGTAGACGCGGTAGATGTTCTTGCGCCCCACCACATCCGATGTGGACGACCAAACGAACCGGCCCGCCATGTTGGTCAGCGACAGCAGCGCGACGAACCCGGCCGCCGCGCCCGCCGCCACCGGCGTCGCGCTGGTCGCGAAGAACCCGGTGATCATCGGCGCCGCCTTCTCCAGGATGCCGATGCCCGCGGTGACGTTGCAGCACAGCACCACCCACAGCAGCCAGAACTGCGGAGTGCGCACCGCGTTGCGGGCCGTCACGTTCGCGGTGGTGATCATCGGCCGGGACGCCTGCCGCACCGCGGGAGCCGGGTTCCAGCCCGGTGGCGGCGTCCGGATCAGCAGCACGCCCAGCGACATGAACACCGCGTAGACCACGCCGTGCACCAGGAAGGTCAGCGCGATGCCGGACTGGTCGTCGCCGAAGGACGCCAGCATCTGCGTCGACCACGGCGAGGCGATCAGCGCACCACCGCCGAAGCCCATGATGGCGATCCCGGTGGCCATGCCCGGCCGGTCCGGGAACCACTTGATCAGCGTCGACACCGGCGAGATGTAGCCGATGCCGAGCCCGATGCCGCCGACGAACCCGTAGCCGAGCACCACCAGCCAGTACTGGCCGAGCGCGATGCCCAGCGCGGAGATCAGGAATCCCAGCGAGAAGCAGGTGGTCGCGACGGTCATCGCCCACCGCGGCCCGCGGCGCTCCACCAGCGTCCCGCCCAGCGCCGCGGACAGCCCGAGCATCACGATCCCGAGCTGGAACGGCAGCGCGCTGAGCGTGCCGCTCAGGCCGAGCGCACCCTCCAGCGGCGGTTTGAACACGCTCCACGCGTAGACCTGGCCGATCGCCAGGTGCACGGCCAGCGCGGCGGGCGGCACCAGCCAGCGGTTCCAGCCCTCCGGCGCGACGATTCGGGCGGGGGAGAGCAGATCTGCGGCCATCAGGCCTCCCGGCCAGGTGCTGTTGATCGAGGAGCGCTGAGCATACTTGTGCGCGGGCGGCCGATCGAGGGTCGTCTTCCGCCGAGCGAACGCGCGAGGGGGCCGGCTCCTGGGTTCGATCAGCCGCCGCCGGAGTAACCCGACAGGTGGTAACCCGGGCACATTGGTGGGCTTCCCGTGGCAGCGGCGGAATCGGTGCTGAACAGTCCTGGATGTCGATCTGCCGACTGAATGGACGAGTTTCCATGCGCCTGCGTTCGTTCGTCGTCGCCGGCTTCGCGGCAGCCGTTGCTCTTGTCCCCGCCGTCCTCGGGCACGCAGCGGTCGCCGACGGGCCGGAAGCGCGGACGGTGCCCACCTTCAGCGAGGAACTCGGCAGCGGCGTCGAGCGGTGTCCGGTGGGTCAGTTCTGCTGGTACAACGCCCCCTTCTACAACCAGGGCCAGGAGAACTGGATGTGGCGGTCCAGCAATTCCCAGCCCGATCTGGGGCGCAGTCCCGGCAGCAGCGACGAGGCCGAGTCCGTGGTCAACCGGACCGACGAGCAGATCACGCTGTACGAGCACTGGCGATACGGGCGCTGCGTCACGGTCCCGCCAGGCGGCCGGATCGACGACCTCGACGCGTTCTCGCTGCAGAACAACGTCACGTCGATTCACCACGGCAACGAGTTCTCGTGCCCGAGCTGGGGATACGTCGCTTCGTAGCGGCTCGACGAGGCACGGCCCCGGAGGTCCAGTCCCGCAGCGGGCTGGACCTCCCGTCGTCTCCCAGCACGGCACGCTGCGCATACTGAGAGCCGGGCAGCCCGTCTGGGGTTGCCATCTGCCGGGCGAACGCGCGAGGAGGGGCCGATGGGACGCGTCACGGTGCGGCGACCGGTGCTGAAGATCGCCGCCGATGGGACCAGGAGCAGGCCGGACGTGCTCGCGGCCGAGGAGCCGATGGAGATCCGCGTCGACGGCAGGCCGCTGTCGGTGACCATGCGCACGCCCGGGCACGACGTCGAACTCGCCCACGGGTTCCTGCTGACCGAGGGCATCATCCACGACCGCGAGCAGCTGTCGACAGCTCGCTACTGCGACAGCCCCGGCCCGGACGGGCGCAACACATACAACGTGCTCGACGTCCTGCTCGCGCCCGGCGTGCAGCCGCCCGATGCCTCGGTGACCCGGAACTTCTACACCACCTCCTCGTGCGGTGTGTGCGGTAAGGCGGCGCTGGACTCGGTCCGGCTGACCACCCGCCACTCCCCCGCCGCCGACCCGCTCACCGTCACCGCGGAGACCCTCATCGGCATCCCCGACCAGCTGCGCGCCGCCCAGCGCGTCTTCGACACGACCGGCGGCCTGCACGCGGCCGGGCTGTTCAGCGGCGACGGCGAACTGCTGGTGGTGCGGGAGGACGTCGGGCGGCACAACGCCGTCGACAAGGTGCTCGGCTGGGCCCTGCTGGCGCAGCGCGTGCCGCTGTCCGGATGCGTGCTGATGGTGTCCGGGCGGGCATCGTTCGAACTGGTGCAGAAGGCCGCGATGGCGGGCGTGCCGATGCTCGCCGCGGTCTCCGCGCCGTCCTCGCTGGCGGTCGACCTCGCCGCCGAGCAGGGCATCACGCTGGTCGGGTTCCTGCGCGGGCGGTCCATGAACGTCTACACCGGCGCCGAGCGCATCGTGACCAAGAACATCGCAGGTTAGCGGCAAATCCCGCGCCGCGTTGGCACGATGGAGAGCAGGAGCCGCCACTGGAGGGA
This portion of the Saccharopolyspora antimicrobica genome encodes:
- a CDS encoding MFS transporter small subunit, which encodes MNRRTVLVVSWAWVGLPFAYGVYELVQKVSLLFTG
- a CDS encoding OFA family MFS transporter, producing the protein MAADLLSPARIVAPEGWNRWLVPPAALAVHLAIGQVYAWSVFKPPLEGALGLSGTLSALPFQLGIVMLGLSAALGGTLVERRGPRWAMTVATTCFSLGFLISALGIALGQYWLVVLGYGFVGGIGLGIGYISPVSTLIKWFPDRPGMATGIAIMGFGGGALIASPWSTQMLASFGDDQSGIALTFLVHGVVYAVFMSLGVLLIRTPPPGWNPAPAVRQASRPMITTANVTARNAVRTPQFWLLWVVLCCNVTAGIGILEKAAPMITGFFATSATPVAAGAAAGFVALLSLTNMAGRFVWSSTSDVVGRKNIYRVYLGGGVLLYLGILLAGSSGIPVFVLCAMLILSFYGGGFSTVPAYLKDLFGTAQVGAIHGRLLTAWSAAGVLGPLIVNAVADAREAAGATGPDLYTTSLVIMIGLLVIGFAANELVRPVDPKFHEPEAR
- a CDS encoding peptidase inhibitor family I36 protein yields the protein MRLRSFVVAGFAAAVALVPAVLGHAAVADGPEARTVPTFSEELGSGVERCPVGQFCWYNAPFYNQGQENWMWRSSNSQPDLGRSPGSSDEAESVVNRTDEQITLYEHWRYGRCVTVPPGGRIDDLDAFSLQNNVTSIHHGNEFSCPSWGYVAS
- the fdhD gene encoding formate dehydrogenase accessory sulfurtransferase FdhD; protein product: MGRVTVRRPVLKIAADGTRSRPDVLAAEEPMEIRVDGRPLSVTMRTPGHDVELAHGFLLTEGIIHDREQLSTARYCDSPGPDGRNTYNVLDVLLAPGVQPPDASVTRNFYTTSSCGVCGKAALDSVRLTTRHSPAADPLTVTAETLIGIPDQLRAAQRVFDTTGGLHAAGLFSGDGELLVVREDVGRHNAVDKVLGWALLAQRVPLSGCVLMVSGRASFELVQKAAMAGVPMLAAVSAPSSLAVDLAAEQGITLVGFLRGRSMNVYTGAERIVTKNIAG